The following proteins are co-located in the Xiphophorus hellerii strain 12219 chromosome 2, Xiphophorus_hellerii-4.1, whole genome shotgun sequence genome:
- the chka gene encoding choline kinase alpha isoform X1 yields MKTKFINGVSSSPSMSLGLLVTANALHVQPDTQEDSRELVRPEQPDLETRRKAYLWCREFLHGAWKGLAEEDFEITIIRGGLSNKLFLCSLPDSLGSVGDEPRSVLLRLYGAILQMSCNKGDSRQSNKENHFQGAEAMVLESVMFAILAERELGPKLYGIFPQGRLEQYVPSRKLDTCELSDPSISTEVAQKMARFHGMRMPFNKEPKWLFGTMEKYLSQVMRLNFTRESHLRRFNSMLAYNLPQEMETLKFLLESTHSPVVFCHNDCQEGNILLLKGRHSSDKQKLMLIDFEYSSYNYRGFDIGNHFCEWMYDYTCEEFPFFKVDTQNYPSKAQQLHFIESYLRESDQGFDNLSEEHQMKLKEELYVEVNRFSLASHFFWGLWSIIQARLSTIEFGYLEYAQARFDAYFQQKMIWAA; encoded by the exons atgaaaaccaAATTTATCAACGGGGTTTCGTCTTCCCCTTCTATGTCGCTGGGCCTCCTAGTGACCGCGAACGCTCTGCATGTCCAGCCCGACACCCAGGAGGACTCCAGGGAGCTTGTCCGCCCCGAACAGCCGGACCTGGAGACCCGCCGCAAGGCTTATTTGTGGTGCAGGGAGTTTCTGCACGGAGCCTGGAAAGGACTGGCCGAGGAGGACTTCGAGATCACCATCATAAG aGGTGGTCTGAGCAACAAACTCTTTTTGTGCAGCCTCCCCGACTCCCTAGGCTCGGTCGGGGACGAGCCGAGGAGCGTCCTGCTGCGCCTCTATGGGGCCatcctgcag ATGTCCTGTAATAAAGGGGACTCCCGACAGTCAAACAAAGAGAATCACTTCCAA GGAGCAGAGGCCATGGTTCTGGAGAGCGTGATGTTCGCCATCCTGGCTGAGAGGGAGCTGGGTCCGAAACTCTACGGCATTTTCCCTCAGGGCCGCCTGGAGCAGTATGTCCCC AGCCGTAAACTGGACACCTGTGAGCTAAGCGACCCCAGCATCTCCACTGAGGTGGCACAGAAGATGGCCAGGTTTCACGGGATGAGGATGCCCTTCAACAAGGAGCCAAAGTGGCTGTTTGGGACCATGGAGAA GTACCTGAGCCAGGTCATGAGGCTGAACTTCACCAGAGAGTCCCACCTGCGCCGCTTCAACAGCATGCTGGCCTACAACCTGCCACAGGAGATGGAAACGCTAAA GTTCCTGCTGGAGTCCACACACTCCCCTGTTGTGTTCTGCCACAATGACTGCCAAGAAG GAAACATCCTGCTCCTGAAGGGCCGCCACAGCTCAGACAAACAGAAGCTGATGCTAATTGACTTTGAATACAGCAGCTACAACTACAG AGGCTTTGACATCGGCAACCATTTCTGTGAGTGGATGTATGACTACACCTGCGAAGAGTTTCCCTTCTTCAAAGTTGATACCCAGAACTACCCTTCAAAAGCCCAGCAG CTTCACTTCATCGAGAGCTACCTGCGAGAGTCCGACCAGGGCTTTGACAACCTGAGCGAAGAGCACCAGATGAAGCTGAAAGAGGAGCTGTATGTGGAGGTCAACAG GTTCTCACTTGCATCTCACTTCTTTTGGGGCTTGTGGTCCATCATCCAAGCGAGACTGTCAACCATTGAGTTTGGATACCTG GAGTACGCCCAGGCCAGGTTTGACGCCTACTTCCAGCAGAAGATGATCTGGGCCGCCTAA
- the chka gene encoding choline kinase alpha isoform X2, producing MKTKFINGVSSSPSMSLGLLVTANALHVQPDTQEDSRELVRPEQPDLETRRKAYLWCREFLHGAWKGLAEEDFEITIIRGGLSNKLFLCSLPDSLGSVGDEPRSVLLRLYGAILQGAEAMVLESVMFAILAERELGPKLYGIFPQGRLEQYVPSRKLDTCELSDPSISTEVAQKMARFHGMRMPFNKEPKWLFGTMEKYLSQVMRLNFTRESHLRRFNSMLAYNLPQEMETLKFLLESTHSPVVFCHNDCQEGNILLLKGRHSSDKQKLMLIDFEYSSYNYRGFDIGNHFCEWMYDYTCEEFPFFKVDTQNYPSKAQQLHFIESYLRESDQGFDNLSEEHQMKLKEELYVEVNRFSLASHFFWGLWSIIQARLSTIEFGYLEYAQARFDAYFQQKMIWAA from the exons atgaaaaccaAATTTATCAACGGGGTTTCGTCTTCCCCTTCTATGTCGCTGGGCCTCCTAGTGACCGCGAACGCTCTGCATGTCCAGCCCGACACCCAGGAGGACTCCAGGGAGCTTGTCCGCCCCGAACAGCCGGACCTGGAGACCCGCCGCAAGGCTTATTTGTGGTGCAGGGAGTTTCTGCACGGAGCCTGGAAAGGACTGGCCGAGGAGGACTTCGAGATCACCATCATAAG aGGTGGTCTGAGCAACAAACTCTTTTTGTGCAGCCTCCCCGACTCCCTAGGCTCGGTCGGGGACGAGCCGAGGAGCGTCCTGCTGCGCCTCTATGGGGCCatcctgcag GGAGCAGAGGCCATGGTTCTGGAGAGCGTGATGTTCGCCATCCTGGCTGAGAGGGAGCTGGGTCCGAAACTCTACGGCATTTTCCCTCAGGGCCGCCTGGAGCAGTATGTCCCC AGCCGTAAACTGGACACCTGTGAGCTAAGCGACCCCAGCATCTCCACTGAGGTGGCACAGAAGATGGCCAGGTTTCACGGGATGAGGATGCCCTTCAACAAGGAGCCAAAGTGGCTGTTTGGGACCATGGAGAA GTACCTGAGCCAGGTCATGAGGCTGAACTTCACCAGAGAGTCCCACCTGCGCCGCTTCAACAGCATGCTGGCCTACAACCTGCCACAGGAGATGGAAACGCTAAA GTTCCTGCTGGAGTCCACACACTCCCCTGTTGTGTTCTGCCACAATGACTGCCAAGAAG GAAACATCCTGCTCCTGAAGGGCCGCCACAGCTCAGACAAACAGAAGCTGATGCTAATTGACTTTGAATACAGCAGCTACAACTACAG AGGCTTTGACATCGGCAACCATTTCTGTGAGTGGATGTATGACTACACCTGCGAAGAGTTTCCCTTCTTCAAAGTTGATACCCAGAACTACCCTTCAAAAGCCCAGCAG CTTCACTTCATCGAGAGCTACCTGCGAGAGTCCGACCAGGGCTTTGACAACCTGAGCGAAGAGCACCAGATGAAGCTGAAAGAGGAGCTGTATGTGGAGGTCAACAG GTTCTCACTTGCATCTCACTTCTTTTGGGGCTTGTGGTCCATCATCCAAGCGAGACTGTCAACCATTGAGTTTGGATACCTG GAGTACGCCCAGGCCAGGTTTGACGCCTACTTCCAGCAGAAGATGATCTGGGCCGCCTAA